One segment of Allorhodopirellula heiligendammensis DNA contains the following:
- the glyA gene encoding serine hydroxymethyltransferase — MSTIESQDPVLWEAMQSEAARQQDGLEMIASENYTSQAVMEAAGSVLTNKYAEGYPGRRYYGGCEYVDVVESLALDRAKELFGAEAANVQPHSGSQANAAVYLAALEVGDTVLGLDLAQGGHLTHGMKLNMSGRLYNFVSYGVDEEHHRLDFDQIAKLARQHKPKLIVAGASAYPREIPHAKFKEIADEVGAKLLVDMAHYAGLVAAKIHDNPVPLADYVTTTTHKTLRGPRGGLILCKSEHLPLVNRNVFPGTQGGPLMHVIAGKAICFAEAMTDAYRVYGQAVVDNAKTLADTLTSAGLRLVSGGTDNHLMLVDVTTVGLGGKQAEAVLDACGITVNMNMIPFDQRKPMDPSGIRIGTPALTTRGMGTTEMQRIGKWIQQSLSKPEDAGLHQSIRGEIRDMCVNFPVPAAAGQTCGVA; from the coding sequence ATGAGCACGATTGAGTCCCAAGATCCCGTCCTGTGGGAAGCCATGCAATCCGAAGCCGCCCGTCAGCAAGACGGTTTGGAGATGATTGCCAGCGAGAATTACACCAGCCAGGCCGTCATGGAAGCGGCAGGTAGCGTGTTGACCAACAAGTACGCCGAGGGGTATCCGGGCCGGCGATACTACGGTGGTTGTGAATATGTCGACGTCGTCGAATCGCTCGCCCTCGATCGAGCCAAGGAACTGTTCGGTGCTGAGGCGGCAAACGTGCAGCCGCACAGCGGCTCGCAGGCGAATGCTGCGGTCTATTTGGCAGCTTTGGAAGTGGGCGACACCGTGCTGGGATTGGACCTGGCCCAAGGGGGGCACCTGACCCACGGGATGAAGCTCAACATGAGCGGTCGGCTCTATAATTTCGTTAGCTACGGCGTGGACGAAGAACATCATCGATTGGACTTCGATCAAATCGCAAAACTTGCTCGCCAACACAAACCCAAATTGATTGTCGCTGGGGCGAGTGCGTACCCGCGCGAAATCCCGCACGCGAAGTTCAAAGAGATCGCGGACGAAGTTGGTGCCAAACTGCTTGTCGACATGGCGCACTACGCCGGACTCGTCGCCGCCAAGATCCACGACAATCCAGTGCCACTGGCCGATTATGTCACCACAACAACCCACAAGACCCTGCGTGGTCCTCGCGGTGGTCTGATTCTCTGCAAGTCGGAGCATCTGCCGCTGGTCAACCGCAACGTGTTCCCCGGCACCCAGGGTGGACCGTTGATGCATGTTATCGCGGGGAAAGCGATTTGTTTTGCTGAAGCGATGACGGACGCCTATCGCGTTTATGGCCAGGCTGTTGTTGATAATGCGAAGACGCTCGCCGACACCTTGACCTCAGCCGGATTGCGTCTGGTCAGTGGTGGCACGGACAATCACCTGATGCTCGTCGACGTGACGACGGTGGGACTGGGAGGTAAACAAGCCGAAGCCGTTTTGGATGCCTGTGGTATCACTGTTAATATGAACATGATCCCATTCGACCAACGCAAACCAATGGACCCATCGGGCATTCGAATTGGTACCCCCGCACTGACGACACGAGGCATGGGCACCACGGAGATGCAGCGTATTGGCAAGTGGATCCAACAATCGCTCAGTAAGCCTGAGGACGCGGGGCTGCACCAGTCGATCCGTGGCGAGATTCGCGACATGTGTGTTAATTTCCCAGTACCAGCGGCAGCCGGTCAAACCTGTGGTGTGGCATGA
- a CDS encoding Hsp70 family protein produces the protein MMAKRSTSPSAAKQPAPLGIDLGTTFSCVAQVNARGIPKTLPNADGDLITPSVVFFDEYDIVVGKEAVKAAFVKPEMVARYVKREMGKPMFWKSFAGESYPPEVIQSLVLEKLKQDAQIKAGPVADAVITVPAYFSEPKRRATQDAGRLAGLNVLDIINEPTAAAIAFGVEEGFLDTEGEAMSEETILVYDLGGGTFDVSVVRIESKRFRVIATDGDFQLGGIDWDQKISQQIAADYFLEHLSDPSETAIGEQRLLRDAEDAKRSLSTRDQVQIHFEHAGNSIRMGLNRKAFEQMTSELLERTRFTTSNVVREAGLKWDDLTRILLVGGSTRMPAVAEMLESESGMQVDRSLAADEAIAHGAAIYANLLSRPRTQGARLSLDNVEISNVNSHNLGVLGLEKATGMPRTKVLLPRNTSLPARKGAAFTTAEDGQTSVAVNVVEGGDAGGNHSTPIGKCVIRGLPRGLPEGTQVNVVFQYGNNGRLKVCASIPSLGKAAKIDIQRDSSLSDAKLAAWGEQIRNRHRSSAEGLNPAPLNDASAAADAPAETDFSDVFDIDDFLK, from the coding sequence ATGATGGCTAAACGTTCCACCTCACCATCCGCTGCCAAGCAACCTGCACCACTGGGGATCGATCTCGGCACAACGTTCAGTTGCGTTGCGCAGGTGAACGCGCGAGGCATCCCAAAGACATTGCCCAATGCCGATGGTGACTTGATCACCCCCAGCGTTGTGTTCTTCGATGAATACGATATTGTCGTCGGCAAGGAAGCAGTTAAGGCGGCGTTTGTCAAACCCGAGATGGTAGCGAGATACGTCAAACGCGAGATGGGCAAACCCATGTTCTGGAAATCGTTCGCGGGGGAAAGTTATCCTCCCGAGGTGATCCAGTCGCTCGTGCTCGAGAAACTCAAGCAGGATGCCCAGATCAAGGCTGGTCCGGTTGCCGATGCTGTAATCACCGTCCCGGCTTACTTCAGCGAACCTAAACGCCGAGCGACTCAGGACGCCGGGCGTCTAGCCGGCCTCAACGTTCTCGACATCATCAACGAACCGACCGCAGCAGCCATTGCCTTTGGTGTGGAAGAGGGCTTCCTCGATACGGAAGGTGAAGCGATGTCTGAGGAAACGATTCTAGTCTATGACCTCGGCGGCGGCACGTTTGACGTCTCGGTCGTGCGCATAGAATCAAAGCGTTTTCGAGTGATCGCCACCGATGGCGATTTTCAACTCGGTGGGATCGATTGGGATCAGAAGATTTCGCAGCAAATCGCGGCGGACTATTTTCTTGAGCATCTCTCCGACCCCAGCGAAACGGCGATTGGAGAGCAACGGCTGTTACGCGATGCCGAGGATGCGAAACGCTCGCTATCGACGCGAGATCAGGTGCAAATCCATTTTGAACATGCGGGGAATTCGATCCGCATGGGATTGAACCGAAAAGCATTTGAGCAGATGACCTCAGAATTACTCGAGCGGACTCGCTTCACCACGTCCAACGTGGTTCGTGAGGCGGGTCTGAAATGGGACGACCTAACACGGATTCTCCTGGTCGGTGGGTCGACGCGGATGCCCGCTGTTGCGGAGATGCTCGAGAGCGAGAGCGGCATGCAGGTCGATCGCAGTCTCGCGGCAGACGAAGCCATCGCTCATGGGGCTGCGATCTACGCGAATCTACTATCGCGACCGCGAACTCAGGGCGCAAGGCTGAGTCTCGACAATGTGGAGATCTCCAACGTCAATTCACACAACCTCGGCGTGTTGGGACTGGAGAAAGCGACCGGCATGCCGCGAACCAAGGTCCTGTTGCCCCGCAACACGTCGCTCCCAGCTCGCAAGGGCGCTGCATTTACGACTGCCGAAGACGGGCAGACCAGCGTGGCCGTGAACGTCGTCGAAGGCGGCGACGCCGGTGGCAATCACTCCACGCCCATCGGCAAGTGTGTCATCCGTGGACTCCCACGGGGACTGCCCGAAGGAACCCAGGTCAACGTGGTGTTCCAATACGGAAACAATGGACGGCTCAAGGTTTGTGCGTCCATCCCCAGCTTGGGGAAAGCAGCGAAAATCGATATTCAACGCGATTCCAGCCTCTCCGATGCCAAACTTGCTGCATGGGGTGAGCAGATTCGCAACCGTCATCGGTCGTCAGCGGAAGGTCTCAATCCCGCCCCTCTGAACGATGCATCAGCCGCTGCGGACGCGCCCGCTGAGACCGATTTTTCAGATGTCTTCGATATCGATGACTTCTTAAAGTAG
- the surE gene encoding 5'/3'-nucleotidase SurE has translation MRILLTNDDGVYAPGLAALGQQLRHLGEVIVVAPATEQSGVGHSITYLTPLVPKSIHRDGRHWAWAVEGSPADCVKLALAELCTDAPIDLVVSGINNGLNAGINVLYSGTVAAAIEGAFFGVTSVAVSLERDDDSDFDAAAVIARNVIGQLIQHEESAGGLFNLNIPTVATTSTREVKIVPMGLAQYGRRYEKRQDPGGRDYYWALWSEPASPPAELTDVIQLRNGNTTLTPLHFNLTRHELVEKMSDWQIRG, from the coding sequence ATGCGAATTTTGTTGACCAACGACGATGGAGTCTATGCTCCTGGACTGGCCGCACTCGGCCAGCAACTTAGGCACCTCGGCGAAGTGATCGTTGTCGCCCCCGCAACGGAACAGAGCGGTGTGGGGCACTCGATCACCTACTTGACGCCCCTGGTCCCCAAATCCATCCATCGGGACGGCCGCCACTGGGCATGGGCGGTCGAAGGGTCGCCCGCTGACTGCGTGAAGTTGGCCTTGGCAGAGCTTTGCACCGACGCGCCTATCGATTTGGTGGTCAGCGGCATCAATAATGGACTCAATGCTGGTATCAATGTGCTGTATTCAGGAACCGTCGCGGCCGCGATCGAAGGTGCCTTCTTCGGCGTGACCAGCGTGGCCGTTTCGCTGGAGCGCGATGACGATTCTGATTTCGACGCCGCCGCCGTCATTGCACGCAACGTAATCGGACAATTGATCCAACACGAAGAATCCGCAGGCGGCCTATTTAATTTGAATATTCCCACGGTGGCGACGACATCGACCCGTGAAGTGAAGATCGTACCGATGGGACTAGCCCAATACGGCCGCCGCTACGAGAAGCGACAAGACCCGGGGGGACGCGACTACTACTGGGCGCTCTGGTCCGAGCCAGCCTCCCCCCCAGCGGAACTGACCGACGTCATCCAGCTCCGAAACGGCAACACCACCCTGACGCCGCTGCATTTTAACCTCACGCGCCATGAGCTCGTCGAAAAAATGAGCGACTGGCAGATACGCGGCTGA
- a CDS encoding DUF1570 domain-containing protein codes for MLSQRHLPEVLTLASLLLLSPSVLGRNAAAEQFVFRDLVDGQVTGEKHVVNGEAVVEAVDGGVLVCADDGRIWTIQPDQITHREPGPPPPAISQDEIERRMLEELPSGFAAFRTAHYVILHQGNIEYARDVAMLFESLYRAFFAYWKNQRVDLEVPKYPLVAVVLRDRDEFVKHASAEIGDTAANVIGYYHLASNQMTTYRVPNIERNIATIIHEATHQLAYNCGLQTRFADNPMWVSEGLAMFFESPDLSNPRGWRGVGRINQVNLMRWRKYQSSRPSDSLVTMFADDSRFRSAATAEDAYGESWAFTYFALRTMKQQYIDYLQQLSKIKALEELTGRERIEMIESAFGMTIAELDEKFVTYMRRVR; via the coding sequence ATGCTTTCGCAACGTCACCTACCGGAAGTGCTCACGCTGGCGTCTCTTCTGTTGCTCTCCCCAAGTGTCCTGGGGCGAAATGCCGCGGCAGAGCAATTTGTTTTCCGGGATCTGGTCGACGGTCAGGTCACTGGCGAGAAACATGTCGTCAATGGGGAAGCCGTCGTGGAAGCGGTCGATGGCGGGGTGTTGGTGTGCGCCGATGATGGCCGCATTTGGACGATCCAGCCCGATCAGATCACCCATCGGGAACCGGGACCGCCGCCGCCGGCGATCAGCCAGGACGAGATTGAGCGTCGGATGCTCGAGGAGCTGCCCAGCGGTTTTGCCGCTTTCCGAACGGCTCACTATGTGATCCTGCATCAAGGTAATATCGAGTATGCGCGTGATGTCGCGATGCTCTTTGAGTCGCTCTACCGAGCATTCTTTGCCTACTGGAAAAACCAGCGCGTCGATCTCGAGGTTCCCAAATATCCTCTCGTGGCTGTTGTGCTGCGGGACCGCGATGAATTCGTCAAACACGCCAGTGCGGAGATTGGGGATACCGCGGCCAATGTGATCGGATACTACCATCTCGCCAGCAACCAGATGACGACCTACCGGGTACCGAACATCGAGCGCAACATCGCGACGATTATCCATGAGGCCACTCATCAACTCGCCTATAATTGCGGCCTGCAGACCCGATTCGCAGACAATCCGATGTGGGTTAGCGAAGGGCTGGCAATGTTTTTTGAGTCACCCGATCTGAGTAATCCTCGCGGCTGGCGCGGAGTCGGGAGAATCAATCAAGTTAACTTGATGCGATGGCGTAAGTATCAATCGTCGCGACCCAGCGACTCGCTTGTCACGATGTTCGCCGATGACTCTCGATTCCGGTCCGCCGCCACCGCAGAAGACGCCTACGGCGAGTCATGGGCGTTCACTTACTTTGCCCTGCGGACAATGAAACAGCAGTACATCGACTACTTGCAGCAACTCAGCAAGATCAAGGCGCTCGAGGAGCTGACAGGTCGCGAGCGGATTGAGATGATCGAGTCAGCGTTCGGAATGACCATTGCCGAACTCGATGAAAAATTCGTCACTTACATGCGCCGCGTGCGGTGA
- a CDS encoding ATP-binding protein, with product MKIKDIQVDGFGVWTGLSVDSLDEGMTLFYGPNEAGKTTLMQFLRAMLYGFTPERRSRYLPPIYGGTPGGAIRVTGPGGGYEIRRHSQLTDSDMTGRLAVTGTDGLSQGQHRLSMLLGQIDEPIFTNVFAIGIRELQELSTLDDTSAADELYKLSSGLDRVSLVDVLRSLRAGRTELVGKTTNSDAEDDAAMNRLGSLLSRREKLRDEIHKLSGQTRRWSELATQRRTQSEEIESLRGRMVAWEREARCVEIATSVFEPWQTRAKIDAKIADIEGEVNLPDDAPSHLVQIEASIEERKAKVEEIRSRRRSLRDKAEQLPVNKRLFDLQGRIEAATQQATWVEALEEQIDRIDVQIEKARKLVTADADRLGLDEHEQSQIAEGDLTTLPDLSRQTLSTLTGPAKHVKEQSFLLKQARTEGKTHKERAEKQGAKLQDILSRAHATDLQQAIRRENDNISSLRHRIQLGTHLDKLTKHFRDLERESIELTTDEALPIDQMFQLGLPFLFGGVAVAYGLFNVCQITTFVARPNPTHGMLWILFGGMALFLFYLSREKGQRSTEADLDDCERQIESVRRQIREVESEREDHDSHLPSSNEALETRLRESESLLADLEEALPIYHAHEAAQQAYKASYARATRAADDLKTARREWTDTLDHLGLSTTLSPKSIRALGDGYEALQASLRRLHDLREERDQRRRERQTIAKRIETLYIEALDASEDAATAAKHASDQSDTHDERLANKDSRVLKRVSVESGDRVAGSLKSRSNPLDQLNHLHEELARQQHWIKQRRDLKAQDLQHKKQHAVHTSAIERAEQQRRALWAKCGVATAEQFYQIVDRRSTLAQLQDERDELDKQIRAMVGAAVQYDDVAREIEGVKSTDLERRWDSLTTRMSETETRISALQTAQGELAASMKQLGDDDRLMTARLELGCVERKLEQLARRWQTLAMASSLLEDVCGTFERERQPETLREASSFLHQLTDGKYTRIWTPLGTNQLKIDDSEGNSLPLEVLSRGTGEAVFIALRLSLAAAYARRGVMLPLVLDDVLVNFDGARAEYAARTLQTFAALGHQVMMFTCHAHIVEIFHKIGVQVRELPNQGTPGRAHVLAPPEEVEEEEYEVEAVEEEAYEEETFEDVVAAEEPQPVAEVAAEPIAAPPPAPLPIIRPASLVLEELKSTPLTAKPPKSRYQFAFERLHRQHRRRRTPKIKLERIEPIKAEPIPRVRIIHERLPAPVEEPQIPADTIGWAWFEREPADGHIDADEAAAQAARNQWLAEEDRVYETETADEPVRHSERNDSPSDENAWWQAEAR from the coding sequence ATGAAGATCAAAGATATCCAAGTTGATGGTTTTGGGGTCTGGACTGGGCTCAGTGTCGACTCGCTCGACGAGGGCATGACGCTCTTTTACGGGCCCAATGAAGCTGGCAAGACGACCTTGATGCAGTTCCTGCGAGCGATGCTTTACGGGTTCACTCCCGAGCGACGCTCTCGCTACCTGCCACCGATTTACGGCGGCACTCCCGGCGGGGCCATCCGCGTTACTGGACCGGGCGGCGGCTACGAAATCCGACGACACAGCCAGTTGACCGATAGCGACATGACCGGACGCTTGGCGGTGACCGGCACCGATGGGCTCAGTCAAGGACAACATCGTTTGAGCATGCTGCTCGGTCAGATTGACGAGCCAATCTTTACAAACGTGTTCGCTATCGGCATTCGCGAACTGCAGGAACTCAGTACGCTCGACGACACGTCGGCAGCGGATGAGCTGTACAAGCTCAGTAGTGGCCTGGACCGGGTCTCACTTGTCGACGTGCTGCGCAGCCTACGGGCGGGACGAACCGAGTTGGTTGGCAAGACAACTAACTCGGATGCTGAAGACGACGCCGCGATGAACCGACTCGGTAGCTTACTTAGCCGACGTGAAAAGCTGCGAGACGAGATTCATAAGCTCAGTGGCCAGACCCGCCGATGGAGCGAACTGGCGACACAGCGGCGCACCCAGAGCGAAGAGATCGAGTCTCTCCGCGGTCGGATGGTGGCATGGGAGCGTGAAGCACGCTGCGTCGAAATCGCAACCAGCGTGTTCGAGCCATGGCAGACACGCGCTAAGATTGATGCGAAGATTGCGGACATCGAAGGCGAAGTCAATCTGCCTGACGATGCCCCTTCGCACCTCGTCCAGATCGAGGCATCGATCGAGGAACGCAAGGCAAAAGTCGAGGAGATCCGCAGTCGTCGCCGCTCATTACGCGATAAAGCTGAACAGCTGCCGGTTAATAAGCGACTGTTTGATCTGCAGGGCCGCATCGAGGCGGCAACTCAGCAGGCGACCTGGGTCGAAGCGTTGGAAGAGCAGATCGATCGAATCGACGTCCAGATTGAGAAGGCACGCAAGCTCGTTACCGCCGACGCCGATCGGCTAGGTCTGGACGAGCATGAGCAGTCGCAAATCGCCGAAGGTGATCTGACGACGCTACCTGATCTCTCCCGCCAAACCCTCTCGACGTTAACGGGACCGGCCAAGCACGTCAAAGAGCAATCGTTCCTACTCAAGCAAGCAAGAACCGAAGGCAAGACCCATAAAGAGCGAGCCGAAAAGCAAGGCGCGAAACTTCAGGACATTCTAAGTCGCGCCCACGCGACCGACTTGCAGCAAGCAATCCGACGTGAAAACGATAATATTTCTTCGCTGCGGCATCGTATCCAACTGGGTACGCATCTGGACAAATTGACGAAGCATTTTCGCGACCTCGAACGTGAGTCCATCGAACTGACCACCGATGAGGCGTTGCCGATTGACCAGATGTTCCAGTTGGGACTGCCGTTCTTGTTCGGTGGTGTTGCTGTCGCATACGGCCTATTCAACGTGTGCCAAATCACCACGTTTGTGGCGCGCCCGAACCCGACCCACGGCATGTTGTGGATCCTCTTTGGTGGCATGGCATTGTTCCTGTTCTATCTCAGCCGTGAGAAGGGGCAGCGAAGCACCGAGGCCGACCTTGATGATTGCGAGCGCCAGATCGAGAGCGTCCGACGACAAATTCGCGAAGTCGAATCCGAGCGTGAGGATCATGATTCGCATCTGCCGTCGAGCAACGAAGCCCTCGAGACGCGTTTACGTGAGTCGGAGTCGCTGCTTGCCGATCTCGAGGAAGCCCTGCCGATTTATCATGCCCATGAAGCCGCCCAACAGGCATACAAAGCGTCATACGCTCGTGCCACACGAGCCGCCGATGACTTGAAAACGGCACGTCGCGAATGGACCGATACACTCGACCACCTGGGGCTTTCAACGACGCTATCACCCAAGAGCATTCGCGCACTTGGCGATGGTTACGAAGCACTGCAGGCCAGTCTGCGACGATTGCATGATCTTCGTGAAGAGCGAGATCAACGTCGTCGCGAACGGCAAACGATCGCCAAACGCATTGAAACACTCTACATCGAAGCACTCGATGCGTCCGAGGATGCAGCCACGGCTGCGAAGCACGCCAGCGATCAGAGTGACACCCACGACGAACGACTCGCCAACAAAGACTCACGTGTACTCAAACGCGTCTCCGTCGAGAGTGGCGATCGTGTCGCAGGCTCCCTCAAGTCACGGTCCAATCCCCTCGACCAGCTCAACCATCTGCATGAGGAACTCGCCCGGCAACAGCACTGGATCAAACAACGCCGCGATTTGAAGGCGCAAGACCTGCAGCACAAAAAACAGCACGCCGTCCATACCAGTGCGATTGAACGTGCCGAACAACAGCGTCGCGCCCTATGGGCCAAGTGTGGAGTCGCCACTGCGGAGCAGTTCTACCAGATTGTCGATCGGCGATCGACGCTTGCTCAGCTACAAGATGAGCGCGACGAACTCGACAAGCAGATTCGAGCAATGGTCGGCGCAGCGGTCCAATACGACGATGTCGCTCGTGAGATCGAAGGCGTCAAGTCGACCGATCTCGAACGCCGTTGGGATTCACTGACGACTAGGATGAGTGAAACCGAAACTCGAATCTCGGCGCTACAGACGGCGCAAGGAGAACTCGCCGCCAGCATGAAACAACTCGGCGATGACGATCGCTTGATGACAGCGCGACTGGAGCTCGGGTGTGTCGAGCGTAAACTCGAACAACTTGCCCGGCGGTGGCAGACTTTGGCGATGGCGAGCAGCCTGTTGGAAGACGTGTGCGGCACTTTCGAAAGAGAACGTCAACCCGAAACCCTTCGCGAAGCCTCCTCATTTCTCCATCAATTGACCGACGGCAAATACACGCGCATCTGGACGCCGCTGGGAACCAACCAACTCAAAATTGATGATAGTGAAGGCAACTCGCTGCCACTTGAGGTGCTCAGTCGGGGCACAGGCGAAGCGGTCTTCATTGCACTTCGCCTTTCGCTAGCAGCGGCCTATGCCCGCCGAGGCGTCATGCTTCCCTTGGTACTCGACGATGTATTGGTGAACTTCGACGGCGCTCGCGCTGAATACGCCGCACGAACGCTGCAAACATTCGCTGCCCTTGGGCATCAAGTCATGATGTTCACGTGCCACGCACACATCGTCGAAATCTTTCATAAAATTGGCGTGCAAGTCCGCGAGTTGCCCAATCAAGGCACCCCCGGGCGTGCCCATGTCCTCGCGCCGCCTGAAGAGGTTGAGGAGGAAGAGTACGAAGTGGAGGCCGTCGAAGAGGAGGCTTACGAAGAAGAGACTTTTGAAGACGTGGTAGCCGCGGAGGAACCGCAGCCCGTCGCGGAGGTCGCTGCCGAACCCATCGCGGCCCCGCCGCCGGCACCATTGCCGATTATCCGGCCTGCTTCGCTCGTCCTGGAGGAGCTGAAATCCACTCCGCTAACTGCGAAGCCACCCAAGTCGCGATATCAATTTGCCTTTGAGCGTCTGCATCGCCAGCACCGTCGCCGCCGCACGCCAAAAATCAAACTCGAACGAATTGAGCCAATCAAGGCCGAACCGATACCGCGCGTCCGCATCATTCATGAGCGCCTGCCTGCACCAGTCGAAGAGCCCCAAATTCCAGCAGACACAATCGGATGGGCGTGGTTCGAACGCGAGCCTGCCGATGGGCATATCGATGCCGATGAGGCAGCAGCCCAAGCGGCTCGCAATCAGTGGCTGGCTGAAGAGGACCGTGTTTACGAAACTGAAACCGCCGATGAGCCTGTGCGGCATAGCGAACGCAATGACTCCCCGAGCGATGAAAACGCGTGGTGGCAAGCCGAAGCACGGTAG
- a CDS encoding response regulator → MSRRILIADDNAANRELLEAYLVRVDCELETAVDGADTLDKVESFQPDLILLDVMMPRLSGFEVCKQIKENPATSQIMILMVTALSELGDIERAVTAGTDDFLSKPVNRIELVKRVENMLKLKGTTDELERLRQYIQEMEER, encoded by the coding sequence ATGAGTAGACGTATTTTAATCGCGGACGATAACGCGGCTAATCGCGAATTGCTCGAAGCCTACTTGGTGCGTGTGGACTGCGAACTCGAAACCGCTGTCGACGGCGCCGATACGCTGGACAAGGTGGAATCGTTTCAACCCGATTTGATTTTGCTCGACGTGATGATGCCGCGACTGAGCGGATTCGAGGTCTGCAAACAGATCAAAGAAAATCCCGCCACCAGCCAAATCATGATCCTGATGGTGACAGCACTGAGTGAACTGGGGGATATCGAGCGCGCCGTGACCGCGGGGACAGATGATTTCCTCAGCAAACCTGTCAACCGAATTGAACTGGTTAAACGCGTCGAAAATATGCTGAAGCTTAAGGGCACTACTGACGAACTCGAACGACTTCGACAGTACATTCAAGAAATGGAAGAACGGTAG
- a CDS encoding metallophosphoesterase family protein, whose protein sequence is MSGESFRFIHASDFHLETPLGDLDHLPPNLREGLATAPRDAAAAVFEAALATNIDFLVLSGDLLHPVAAGPHGMSLLLDNFEKLHAAKKPVYWAAGIADDPKQWPEAVPLPPNVTLFPRDKPLSITYERAGRAICSVVGRSSEGRSSLHVPGFQAEINDEFTIGVGYGSADANALSAGRLDYWALGGAHNYTEIEGGAPAGAIQPGSPQGRGLDECGPHGYCVVDVDAEHTARVHRVETDCFRYCHETIDAEEIRSVGSLRNLLGQKIATLANENGGRHLLIAWDVSLSDPEMISAVGDPVELLRQVRRDHGNGNPAAWTTRLTVRPPKAYPKSWREEDTILGDFLRASDKFRKSGSAAAKPASAKDAAASGGQSRQINLMPFTEEHAELSSTATTLLGDLPAQHRDETLDEATLLGVELLRGGKPSWGRKS, encoded by the coding sequence ATGTCGGGAGAATCTTTTCGCTTTATTCACGCCAGCGACTTTCATTTGGAAACGCCGCTCGGGGATCTGGATCATTTGCCGCCAAATCTTCGCGAAGGACTCGCGACCGCGCCCCGTGATGCCGCCGCCGCCGTGTTCGAAGCGGCGCTCGCCACGAACATCGATTTTCTTGTATTGAGCGGCGATTTGCTGCATCCGGTCGCCGCTGGCCCCCATGGGATGTCCCTGCTGCTGGACAATTTTGAGAAATTGCATGCGGCCAAGAAACCCGTTTACTGGGCCGCTGGCATTGCTGATGACCCCAAACAATGGCCGGAAGCGGTGCCACTACCCCCCAACGTGACACTGTTTCCACGCGACAAGCCACTCTCGATTACCTACGAACGGGCCGGACGTGCGATCTGCTCGGTCGTCGGTCGTTCGAGTGAAGGGCGGTCTTCGCTGCACGTTCCCGGCTTTCAAGCCGAGATTAACGACGAATTCACCATCGGTGTCGGCTATGGTTCCGCAGACGCGAATGCCTTGTCGGCGGGTCGATTGGATTACTGGGCTCTCGGCGGCGCCCACAATTACACCGAAATTGAGGGTGGTGCACCCGCAGGTGCCATCCAGCCAGGATCGCCGCAAGGCCGCGGGCTCGACGAATGCGGGCCACACGGGTACTGCGTCGTGGATGTGGATGCCGAGCACACCGCTCGGGTCCATCGCGTTGAAACAGACTGCTTTCGATATTGCCACGAGACGATCGACGCGGAGGAGATTCGTAGCGTCGGTAGTCTCCGCAATCTGCTGGGCCAGAAAATCGCTACACTCGCCAATGAGAACGGCGGGCGGCATTTGCTAATTGCCTGGGACGTCAGCCTCTCTGATCCGGAAATGATTTCTGCCGTGGGAGACCCGGTCGAGCTACTGCGACAGGTCCGCCGCGACCATGGCAACGGCAATCCCGCTGCGTGGACGACGCGTCTGACCGTTCGCCCCCCCAAAGCCTACCCAAAGTCTTGGCGTGAGGAGGACACGATTCTCGGCGATTTCTTGCGTGCAAGCGACAAATTTCGGAAGTCAGGTTCCGCCGCCGCGAAGCCTGCATCGGCGAAAGACGCTGCGGCGAGCGGCGGACAATCGCGGCAAATCAATTTGATGCCATTCACCGAAGAACACGCGGAACTCTCCAGCACCGCGACGACGCTGCTCGGGGACCTGCCCGCTCAGCATCGCGATGAAACACTCGACGAAGCGACGCTGCTGGGCGTCGAGTTGCTTCGCGGCGGCAAACCATCCTGGGGACGTAAATCATGA